TAGCAACTTGTGCGGGATCGCCTTGCAGATTGCAGGCTTGGTATCACCCTTGCGGGCGAGCTGCCCTGCAAACTATTCAGGCTCCATCGTACACTGAAGCGGATGTTGGTGTTGCGACGCGAGATCGACCACCTGGGCCACTTTGGTGTCCGCCACTTCCTTCGTAAAGACACCACAGGTGCCCATGCCCGAACGATGCACCTGCAACATGACGTGTGTCGCCTGTTCGCGAGTCATCGCGAACACTTGCTGCAACACACCCACCACGAAATCCATTGGCGTGTAGTCGTCGTTGAGCAGCAGCACACGGTACATCGGTGGCGGCTTGACATCGACGCGCTCGGCTTCAAGCACCGAATCGTCGTGGGGGCGGTTGTGATGAACGGCCATACGAAACTGGGAATACCGGCAAATGTCGGTCACAAAATCACGATTTCAAGAGCATACGGTATGCCAGTGCGTCGCTGCGAAGTGCGGCGCGGACCGCGAAGGAACGATTCAGCCGGCCTGACAGCACGCGGAAGCTTGACCCAACCTGACCAATTGCTGACCAAAAAACAAAAATTTGGCTCGGGAGACATCATTGCCACAACCTTGATTTATCCCCTTGACGATCAAGGTTGTATGACTGTACAACACCCGCCGAAGCGCCAGTTCGGAGCTCCAGACGAGCGTCGCACGACGCACGGCGCGGCAGTCAGTCCGCAGAGAAAACTTACAAATCCAGGTAGTTCAGGGAGTATTTATGACGACAGGTACGGTGAAGTGGTTTAACGATGCCAAGGGATTTGGCTTCATTAAGCCCGACGACGGCTCGGATGACGTGTTCGCGCACTTCTCCGCGATTCAGATGGACGGCTTCCGCTCGCTGAAAGAAGGGCAGAAGGTTTCGTTCGAAGTCGTTGCCGGCCCCAAGGGCAAGCAGGCATCCAACATCCAGAACCCGCAATAAGCGGTACCTCGCCTGGCGGGGTGGGTCGGTAGCGACCA
This is a stretch of genomic DNA from Casimicrobium huifangae. It encodes these proteins:
- the cspD gene encoding cold shock domain-containing protein CspD — encoded protein: MTTGTVKWFNDAKGFGFIKPDDGSDDVFAHFSAIQMDGFRSLKEGQKVSFEVVAGPKGKQASNIQNPQ
- the clpS gene encoding ATP-dependent Clp protease adapter ClpS, with the protein product MAVHHNRPHDDSVLEAERVDVKPPPMYRVLLLNDDYTPMDFVVGVLQQVFAMTREQATHVMLQVHRSGMGTCGVFTKEVADTKVAQVVDLASQHQHPLQCTMEPE